The genomic window GCGATATTGTCATTAACCACGAATTGTCCGGTCGTAATGAAAGGAGTTAGCTCAGTACCATCCGCATCAAACTTCTTTGTGAAGGTTTGCCAAGCACCACCAGGGGTAATGTCTCCATCCCACATCATATTACTTGATTTGAGCGGGTTTTTGAACTTACCAAAACCAAATGTCGCTGTATCCAGATAAACATTTTGGTTAATGTATTTGACTAAGTCAACTTGCGCAAACGCCTTGGTTACTGCAATTGCGTTAAAGGCAAACGCATCTTGCAAGTCAGCATTATTACTGCGCTGGTCGGAAAAGATGCCTGCTGCGTTTTGTGAAGCAGTACCAAGCTCAAATCCAGCTAAGAAACCTTCAGAGAATTGGTATTCAGCACCGACGCGGAGGCGGATACGGGCGCGCCATTGGTCTTGGACACCAGCTTGCTTGTTATTATTTGACTGTATGTTCCCTGCTGCTGTAGTAGCTGGGTTAGGTGGTGTCGCACTATAACCAGCTTCATTTTGGCGGAGTTCGTAACGGCCGCGGAAATCGCCGTAAAGTTTGAGTTTTTTGACGCTCTTATTGATATCGAGCTTTCCACCGGGGGTGGATTTATATTCTTTGGCCAAATCGGCTTTGATATCTTCAGCTTCTTGTGTCGTCAGGACACCTTTTTGGAGAAGAGCTTCTACGAGCGCTTCACTTTGGAACTGGGCATTTGCGGCGACAGTCAGGCCACAAGCTGCCATGGCTGCAAAGGCCAATGTTTTGAGTCGTTTCATTATTTTTTCCTCGTTAGGTTTTTGTTAGGTTTTATCACTGGAGAAAGCCTTCTTTCCCCAAAATTGATAGCGAAACCTAGAATATCATTGTGACAGACAAAGGTCATTTATGTGACAAAACGGTGACAAAAGAGGTTTTTTTATGCCTCACTCGGTTCTAATACCCAAAAAAGGGGTATGATGGGGAATTTCCTGATGCAGAAGAAAAAAGGACAAGCCGGAGCTTGCCCTTCAGTGACCTGAGATGATTTAACTACCATCGTCTGGATAGACGCTGGTAACAAAAACCAAAATGAGACATGACTTTTTTTCTACTCCAGCTTTACGGTCAAAATCTGGAATGGTTTGGCCGTCAGGGCGATTTGCCCGTCCTGAAGGGTTAATCCTGACACCTCGTCTTCCATCAGGTTAACCAAGGTCGCTTTCTTAAAAGGAAGGGTCGTCGTCAGGACAAATTCCGCTGTCCCCCCATAAGCCTCGAAGAGCCGAATGATTACCGCGTTGTTATCCTCGGCTTTTTTCACCGTGTCGATAATCATACCGGCTGCATTTGTCCCGAAATAACTTTCCGCCCCGGCTGGCCCGGAAGTTTTTTCGAACTTCAGCGGGCGATTAAAATCAAGCGCCATT from Verrucomicrobiota bacterium includes these protein-coding regions:
- a CDS encoding putative porin, which translates into the protein MKRLKTLAFAAMAACGLTVAANAQFQSEALVEALLQKGVLTTQEAEDIKADLAKEYKSTPGGKLDINKSVKKLKLYGDFRGRYELRQNEAGYSATPPNPATTAAGNIQSNNNKQAGVQDQWRARIRLRVGAEYQFSEGFLAGFELGTASQNAAGIFSDQRSNNADLQDAFAFNAIAVTKAFAQVDLVKYINQNVYLDTATFGFGKFKNPLKSSNMMWDGDITPGGAWQTFTKKFDADGTELTPFITTGQFVVNDNIANPTVVNNASGNRTRENQWLIPVQGGVDIKFQNKNKMSFAATYYYWMAGLGNGGVAGGSGISGLNTTSRGNQLNGQWGGAGQVSQNNATGNIRPVTLYGDYTFAKTWSDSVPLKLWTELLYNPSMANANTGIQAGIELGQLKSKGNWQVGGYFNYIEQNAWYDGFTDSDFSDGSVNRFGGVWYTGYALTDFASINARYFLVSDIRENPRQYGATFAQPATEVGRLQLDIIVKF
- a CDS encoding glycosyl hydrolase-related protein codes for the protein MALDFNRPLKFEKTSGPAGAESYFGTNAAGMIIDTVKKAEDNNAVIIRLFEAYGGTAEFVLTTTLPFKKATLVNLMEDEVSGLTLQDGQIALTAKPFQILTVKLE